A stretch of the Panicum virgatum strain AP13 chromosome 9N, P.virgatum_v5, whole genome shotgun sequence genome encodes the following:
- the LOC120692140 gene encoding putative B3 domain-containing protein Os03g0621600 has protein sequence MGKPRKGWREKDASDHWNNQTDDQCKRFFKVLIGDFRKRLVLPDKLALHLRGKIARSIKLESRSGHTFDVQVAKNSGRVVLQSGWELFISAHGLKKLDFLVFKYDGICRMKVLIFDPSGCEKVPPCFFTKNAINGRQRKEESFDISSNYAKVANISSSSCSPSESSGGSTSSEEHEAHSVPSYILPRGTSLTNVQNKKLEEKVQAICSEIPIYVCVMKKTNISGEHQHMRFSGEYSEAYLLFREKMLMLHCHGKSWEVMCRSQVPSGQCKFQKLCKGWKRFACDNNLQVGDLCLFELLETKKYTMNVHIVRGK, from the exons ATGGGAAAGCCTCGTAAGGGATGGAGGGAGAAGGATGCAAGTGACCACTGGAATAATCAAACTGATGATCAATGCAAGCGTTTCTTCAAGGTTCTTATTGGTGATTTCCGTAAAAGATTG GTTTTGCCAGATAAACTTGCGCTACACTTGAGAGGCAAAATAGCAAGAAGTATTAAGCTTGAATCCCGTAGTGGCCATACTTTTGATGTTCAAGTTGCAAAGAATTCGGGAAGAGTAGTGCTTCAATCTGGATGGGAGTTGTTTATTAGTGCCCATGGCCTGAAGAAGCTGGACTTTTTGGTATTCAAGTACGATGGGATTTGTCGAATGAAGGTTCTGATCTTTGATCCTAGTGGTTGCGAAAAAGTACCACCATGTTTTTTCACAAAAAATGCTATTAATGGTagacaaaggaaagaggaatCCTTTGACATTTCGAGCAACTATGCTAAGGTTGCAAATATCAGTTCATCATCATGCTCCCCATCTGAGTCATCAG GAGGTTCGACATCTTCAGAAGAACATGAAGCGCATTCTGTTCCGAGTTACATCCTCCCAAGAGGCACCAGCCTTACTAATGTGCAGAATAAGAAACTGGAAGAGAAAGTCCAAGCTATTTGTTCTGAAATCCCTATCTATGTGTGTGTCATGAAGAAGACCAATATTTCTGGAGAACATCAACATATG CGCTTCTCTGGAGAATATTCTGAAGCATATCTTCTGTTCAGGGAGAAGATGTTGATGCTTCATTGTCATGGCAAGAGTTGGGAAGTGATGTGCCGCAGTCAGGTTCCAAGCGGCCAATGCAAATTCCAAAAGCTTTGCAAAGGATGGAAACGGTTTGCATGTGACAACAATTTGCAGGTGGGAGATCTCTGCCTCTTCGAGCTACTGGAGACCAAGAAGTACACGATGAATGTCCATATCGTTCGTGGAAAATGA